From one Armatimonadota bacterium genomic stretch:
- a CDS encoding M20/M25/M40 family metallo-hydrolase, which produces MEEEQAARVLDRIDREDLVALALDLANIDSPTGQEGAVGEYLTDTLTRWGLSPRRVGLLPDRFNVVARIPGTGDGRSLIFNSHMDTTIAKEEIWTTRRAADPVFHTGRREGDHLIGNGIVNNKGPMACWLVAAKALHESGIPLRGDLLLTMVAGEIGQEPVDEFEAPRYVAKETGARYLVEHGTVADYALVAEGTDFGVGWVEAGKAFFKVTVFGNDFPLYTPYIPRPTPPESSPSAIVRAAKLIEHIEAWAVRYEQVHRYEGPGGVVVPKVNIGAIRGGVPWKITKTAGVCALYVDVRITPAQNPLDVRDELRTVLSGAGVHGEVELYVYRPGCEGRGVEPLVQSIQRAHAAVRGGAPPAAIPPYTSMWRDINVFNALGIPAVIYGPGPSVGGGQFAMRIDDMVDAARAYALIALDVCNQPRPPAVCSAAPT; this is translated from the coding sequence ATGGAGGAAGAACAGGCGGCGCGGGTCCTCGACCGCATCGACCGCGAAGACCTGGTGGCGCTGGCGCTCGACTTGGCGAACATCGACAGCCCCACCGGCCAGGAGGGGGCCGTCGGCGAGTACCTCACCGATACCCTCACCCGATGGGGGCTGTCCCCTCGGCGCGTGGGGCTCCTGCCGGATCGGTTCAACGTCGTCGCGCGGATCCCGGGAACCGGGGACGGCCGCAGCCTCATCTTCAACAGTCACATGGACACCACCATCGCCAAGGAGGAGATCTGGACGACCCGCCGCGCCGCAGACCCCGTCTTCCACACCGGACGCCGCGAGGGTGACCACCTCATCGGCAACGGCATCGTGAACAACAAGGGCCCCATGGCCTGTTGGCTCGTCGCCGCCAAGGCTCTGCACGAAAGCGGCATCCCCCTGCGGGGAGACCTGCTCCTCACGATGGTCGCGGGCGAGATCGGGCAGGAACCCGTCGACGAGTTCGAAGCGCCACGATACGTCGCCAAGGAGACCGGGGCACGCTACCTCGTCGAACACGGCACGGTCGCGGACTACGCCCTGGTCGCCGAGGGAACGGACTTCGGCGTGGGCTGGGTCGAGGCCGGCAAGGCCTTCTTCAAGGTGACCGTCTTCGGAAACGACTTCCCCCTGTACACGCCCTACATCCCCCGCCCGACACCTCCGGAAAGCAGCCCCAGCGCAATCGTCCGCGCCGCGAAGCTGATCGAACACATAGAGGCATGGGCGGTCCGCTACGAGCAGGTCCACCGGTATGAGGGCCCGGGCGGTGTGGTCGTCCCGAAGGTCAACATCGGTGCCATCCGGGGCGGGGTGCCGTGGAAGATCACGAAGACCGCAGGGGTATGCGCACTCTACGTCGACGTACGCATCACCCCGGCGCAGAATCCGCTGGACGTACGGGACGAGTTGCGGACCGTGCTGAGCGGCGCAGGCGTGCACGGCGAAGTCGAGCTGTACGTCTATCGGCCAGGCTGTGAGGGGCGCGGGGTCGAGCCGCTGGTGCAGTCGATCCAGCGCGCGCACGCCGCGGTGCGAGGCGGTGCGCCCCCGGCGGCGATCCCTCCGTACACGAGCATGTGGCGGGACATCAACGTCTTCAATGCGCTGGGCATCCCCGCGGTCATCTACGGGCCGGGGCCGAGCGTCGGCGGAGGTCAGTTCGCGATGCGCATCGACGACATGGTGGACGCGGCAAGGGCGTACGCACTCATCGCTCTCGACGTCTGCAACCAGCCGCGGCCCCCGGCCGTGTGCTCGGCAGCTCCGACATGA
- a CDS encoding XRE family transcriptional regulator has protein sequence MAVASRAPDLAEALRNLGSAIREWRTARRLTLGQVARRTGVSASMISLVERGIANPSIGTLIAIADALEIPVSELFGHGGVWRYDPVVRREAQPVFETRPGVRRRLAVRDPVVDVELAENSYEPGESSADSPIKHRGRELGVVLQGRLRVQLGDQSFVLREGDAIAFSSTVPHRFTNVGRGAARTIWVNLHGTREDTLARISGGPAGRKRYTRERNR, from the coding sequence ATGGCCGTCGCGTCGAGAGCGCCCGACCTGGCCGAGGCGCTGCGGAACCTGGGCAGCGCGATCCGCGAGTGGCGGACTGCCCGGCGTCTGACGCTCGGGCAGGTGGCGCGCAGGACGGGGGTCAGCGCCTCCATGATCAGCCTGGTCGAGCGCGGAATCGCCAACCCGTCAATCGGCACCCTGATCGCAATCGCCGACGCTTTGGAAATCCCGGTTTCGGAACTGTTCGGTCACGGCGGCGTCTGGCGGTACGATCCGGTCGTGCGCCGGGAGGCACAACCGGTCTTCGAGACGCGGCCCGGCGTCCGCCGGCGCCTGGCGGTTCGCGACCCGGTGGTGGACGTGGAACTGGCTGAGAACAGCTACGAGCCGGGGGAATCCAGCGCCGACAGCCCGATCAAGCACCGCGGCCGCGAACTCGGGGTGGTGCTGCAGGGGAGGCTGCGGGTCCAACTGGGAGATCAATCCTTCGTGCTGCGCGAGGGAGACGCCATCGCCTTCTCCTCCACCGTTCCGCACCGGTTCACCAACGTGGGCCGGGGAGCGGCCCGCACGATCTGGGTGAACCTGCACGGTACCCGCGAGGACACCCTCGCTCGGATCTCGGGCGGCCCTGCCGGCCGCAAGCGCTACACGCGCGAGCGCAACCGATGA